In Balearica regulorum gibbericeps isolate bBalReg1 chromosome 2, bBalReg1.pri, whole genome shotgun sequence, one DNA window encodes the following:
- the IL7 gene encoding interleukin-7 produces MFHAFFRSIFRVLPLLLVLSPVNSSSCAMGNKTTEIRVKYENILSHDIDELVNISAEYRDRCCKNKKHENSKVFFCNDTQEIESLQSMACNMLRFFHKQKISKEFRWKAALVSCGTLQVLQCKCERHKKEKVCMQVNMHNKEDTEQSKKKCNQEFCELKENISSLRSCWNKFEKIISR; encoded by the exons ATGTTCCATG CCTTTTTTAGATCTATCTTTCGCGTTCTGCCACTGCTCCTTGTTCTGTCTCCAGTGAATTCATCTAGTTGTGcaatgggaaataaaacaactgaaatCCGTGTGAAGTATGAGAATATACTAAGCCATGACATCGATGAGCTG GTAAATATATCTGCAGAATATCGTGACAGGTGCTGCAAGaataaaaaacatgaaaatagcAAAGTGTTTTTCTGCAATGATACTCAG GAAATAGAATCACTACAGAGTATGGCATGCAACATGCTCAGATTCTTTCATAAGCAAAAAATCAGCAAAGAGTTTAGATGGAAAGCAGCATTAGTCTCATGTGGGACATTACAGGTTCTACAGTGCAAATGtgaaagacataaaaaagaaaag GTATGCATGCAGGTAAATATGCATAATAAAGAAGATACAGAACAGTCCAAAAAGAAATGTAACCAAGAATTTtgtgaactgaaagaaaatatatctaGCCTTCGATCCTGCTggaataaatttgaaaaaataatttccaggtGA